CGCTCTAGCAGGTCAAGCGCAAGGTCGTTTGTCTTGGGGAACATGGCCTTCCATGGGATCTTCTTCTTGAAGGGAAGCGATCGAATGTATTCACGGGCACGACGGGACTTGATACCGTAGTAGTCTTCCATGGTGGGCGTACCGAGGACATCGAGAATCAAGGTGAGCTGGTGATGGTCTGTTGTACCGTGTTAGTAACAGCGCCGGGGCAGGAAGCTTGCCGAGACTCACAATCTTTTCCAGGGAACAAAGGTTTGCCGCTGAGCATTTCAGCTAGGATACAGCCGACACTCCACACATCGATAGCCTTTGTGTACTCCTTGAAGGTGAGCATGATCTCGGGCGCGCGGTACCAGCGTGTAGCAACGTATTCCGTCATGAAACCGGAGTTGTCTTCGGTGGAGGCGGCGGATCGCGCAAGGCCAAAATCGCAGACCTTGAGATCGCAGTTGGCGTTGAGGAGCAAGTTGGAGGGCTTCAGGTCGCGGTGGAGGACGTTTGCCGAGTGCATGGCCTTCAGAGCGCGCAGCGTCTGGTAGATGAAGTACTGGCAATGGTCGTCTGAGAGTTCTTGTGTGCGGATGACACGGTGCATGTCGGTCTCCATGAGTTCCTGCGGCCTGTGTTAGTCTCGTTCTCACTCGCATTGAGTGTGATTGCGTACCTGGATGAGGTAGACCTCGGTGAATGTCTCGTAGTTGCGAGGCTTCTGGATGTCAAGAATGGAGATGATGTTCTCGTGGTTGAAATACCGCAGCAACTTCATCTCTCGCAGTGTCCTCAGACAGAACATAGAGTGGTCGAAGGGCGTGATCTTCTTGATAGCCACTTTCTGGCCAGAAGGCTTGTGCAGCGCGGAGCTGTGAGAAGACGGTTAGCAACTGCGCAGCCTCGACCCATGGCGGTTGCACGTACCAGACGACACCGTAAGCGCCTTCTCCTACGACATCCTGGATGTCATATTGCTCCGACACGTTGAAGGAGATCTTCCTGGAGCTACCGCTCCCTGCTGGAGGCATGTTGGCGGCTGTTGTGGGTGGTAGACTCAGCTACTGGAGGTTCTCGGTCGGTTGAGAGGAGCTGCTGTGCAAGATGTGCGTGCAGCGTGCGGCGAGCAGGCAGGGGTCGTCAATGGGGGTGGGAAGCAGGTTTGGCAGGCACAGTCTGCGAGCATCATCTGTCAGTCTGGAGCAGCGAAGATAAGGATGTGGCCACTGTTTGCAGGACACAAGCTGTGTCTTGGTTCGTGTCCACCGGGCCCGGGGCAGGTCATGGTGAAACGGTGCAGTGTCATGACGGTGAGCTCAGCCCCACGTGCTTCTTTGAGACGCGGGACC
The window above is part of the Ascochyta rabiei chromosome 1, complete sequence genome. Proteins encoded here:
- a CDS encoding Mitogen-activated protein kinase is translated as MPPAGSGSSRKISFNVSEQYDIQDVVGEGAYGVVCSALHKPSGQKVAIKKITPFDHSMFCLRTLREMKLLRYFNHENIISILDIQKPRNYETFTEVYLIQELMETDMHRVIRTQELSDDHCQYFIYQTLRALKAMHSANVLHRDLKPSNLLLNANCDLKVCDFGLARSAASTEDNSGFMTEYVATRWYRAPEIMLTFKEYTKAIDVWSVGCILAEMLSGKPLFPGKDYHHQLTLILDVLGTPTMEDYYGIKSRRAREYIRSLPFKKKIPWKAMFPKTNDLALDLLERLLAFNPVKRITVEEALKHPYLEPYHDPDDEPTADPIPEEFFDFDKNKDNLTKEQLKLLIYQEIMR